In the genome of Vibrio sp. NTOU-M3, one region contains:
- a CDS encoding imelysin family protein, with protein sequence MKVKSLLSRSIVTAMVVASSSSFAAEVTKEQVVEHYADLAHAVYADALTTAKTLDASIESFLAAPSAAKLEQVKQAWLDSRVPYQQSEVFRFGNAIVDDWEGQLNAWPLDEGLIDYVAKDYYQHELGNEGANANIIANQKLVIGGSTLDVTKITPKLIADLNEVGGSEANVASGYHAIEFLLWGQDLNGTNAGAGQRGYTDFVVGKGCTNGNCDRRGEYLKAAADLLVQDLEWMEKQWSAETKGNYREELLSASAENGLRKMLFGMGSLSLGELAGERMKVALEANSTEDEHDCFSDNTHNSHYYNEQGIYNVYTGSYTRADGSQLSGPSIADLVAQKDKSAAKGIQKQFDVTRTQVGQLVNAAEKENQYFDQLIAVGNDKGHALVNETIMALVAQTASIEQAAKIVGIDSLNPDTADHEF encoded by the coding sequence ATGAAAGTTAAATCTCTTCTCTCGCGATCAATTGTAACGGCGATGGTTGTTGCAAGTAGTTCATCTTTTGCCGCGGAAGTGACAAAAGAACAAGTGGTTGAACACTATGCAGATCTCGCTCATGCGGTCTATGCAGATGCATTAACGACGGCAAAAACACTTGATGCGTCCATCGAATCATTTCTAGCAGCGCCTTCTGCTGCAAAGCTAGAGCAAGTTAAGCAAGCATGGCTAGACTCTCGCGTACCTTACCAACAATCTGAAGTCTTCCGTTTTGGTAACGCGATCGTTGATGATTGGGAAGGGCAGTTGAATGCATGGCCGTTAGATGAAGGTTTAATTGATTACGTCGCTAAAGATTATTACCAACATGAGTTAGGTAACGAAGGTGCGAATGCAAACATTATCGCAAACCAGAAACTCGTGATTGGTGGCTCTACCCTTGATGTCACAAAAATTACGCCAAAGCTTATTGCGGATTTAAATGAAGTTGGTGGTTCTGAAGCCAACGTGGCTTCTGGTTACCATGCCATTGAGTTTTTGCTCTGGGGGCAAGATCTGAACGGTACTAATGCAGGCGCAGGTCAACGTGGTTATACCGATTTTGTTGTTGGTAAAGGCTGTACTAATGGTAATTGTGACCGCCGTGGTGAATATCTAAAAGCAGCAGCCGATCTGCTTGTTCAGGATCTAGAGTGGATGGAGAAGCAATGGTCAGCTGAGACAAAAGGTAATTATCGTGAAGAGTTACTTAGCGCAAGCGCTGAAAATGGCCTTCGTAAAATGCTATTTGGTATGGGGTCTCTATCATTAGGTGAATTGGCTGGCGAGCGTATGAAAGTGGCGTTAGAAGCCAATTCAACAGAAGATGAGCACGATTGTTTCTCAGACAATACGCACAATTCACACTATTACAACGAGCAGGGGATCTACAACGTTTACACTGGTAGCTATACCCGTGCAGACGGCTCGCAATTATCAGGACCGAGTATTGCAGACTTGGTAGCGCAAAAAGATAAATCAGCAGCTAAAGGTATTCAAAAGCAGTTCGATGTGACGCGCACTCAAGTGGGGCAACTAGTTAATGCTGCTGAGAAAGAGAATCAATATTTTGACCAATTGATTGCTGTCGGAAATGACAAAGGTCATGCTCTAGTTAACGAAACCATTATGGCACTCGTTGCTCAAACCGCTTCTATTGAACAAGCAGCAAAAATCGTGGGTATCGACAGTTTGAACCCGGATACCGCTGACCACGAGTTCTAA
- a CDS encoding di-heme oxidoredictase family protein, translated as MKKLSSPLLLALLTASTTVSGYEVKSGGNTTVKKEGPNAFSLPSANLPMSKRLDFSVGNSFFRNPWVQAPASTDARDGLGPLFNTNGCQNCHIKDGRGHPPEENDLHAVSMLVRLSIPAMTPEQKKAFIVDGVIPEPTYGGQLQDFALQDQTPEGTIDIKYSDVPVTFADGTVVTLRKPHLTITNLGYGPMHPDTQFSARVAPPMIGLGLLESIPVQTLQNWADENDSDGDGISGKLNRVWDVQTKNFSIGRFGWKAGQPTLMQQNAAAFNGDVGLTSRLFPNENCTAKQSICDELPNGGSPEVSDKILKFVEFYSQHLAVPSRRNMDDPQVQFGQKLFSQSGCESCHKSSVTTAKREDLPALSEQRIHPYTDLLLHDMGPGLADERPEYLANGQEWRTAPLWGLGYTQEVNGHTYFLHDGRARNVLEAVLWHGGEAEAAKQKVLKFNQKERDALVAFLSSL; from the coding sequence ATGAAGAAGTTGAGTTCCCCTTTATTACTTGCCCTTTTGACCGCTTCAACGACCGTGTCCGGCTATGAAGTAAAATCTGGTGGAAATACGACGGTTAAAAAGGAAGGGCCAAATGCCTTCTCGCTACCGTCGGCGAATTTGCCAATGAGTAAGCGGTTAGATTTTAGTGTCGGAAATAGTTTTTTCCGCAACCCTTGGGTTCAGGCTCCGGCTTCGACCGATGCCAGAGATGGGCTAGGACCGCTGTTTAACACTAATGGTTGTCAAAACTGCCACATTAAAGATGGGCGTGGGCATCCACCTGAAGAAAATGATCTCCATGCTGTATCGATGTTAGTTCGCTTAAGTATTCCTGCAATGACACCTGAACAAAAGAAAGCATTCATTGTGGATGGGGTGATCCCAGAACCAACTTATGGCGGCCAATTACAAGACTTTGCTCTACAAGATCAAACACCGGAAGGCACCATTGACATTAAATACAGTGATGTGCCTGTAACGTTTGCCGATGGCACTGTGGTGACATTGAGAAAACCACATTTAACCATCACAAATCTAGGTTATGGTCCAATGCATCCGGATACCCAGTTTTCGGCGCGTGTGGCTCCGCCAATGATTGGTTTAGGCCTTCTAGAAAGTATCCCTGTTCAAACGCTACAAAACTGGGCGGATGAAAATGACAGTGATGGCGATGGTATTTCAGGTAAGTTAAATCGTGTTTGGGATGTTCAAACGAAAAATTTTTCTATTGGCCGATTTGGTTGGAAAGCAGGGCAGCCGACATTGATGCAGCAAAATGCCGCCGCATTTAATGGCGATGTTGGCTTAACCAGCCGTTTGTTCCCTAATGAAAACTGCACCGCTAAACAATCGATCTGTGATGAGTTACCGAATGGTGGTTCGCCAGAAGTGAGTGACAAGATCCTGAAGTTCGTCGAGTTCTACTCTCAACATCTTGCGGTGCCATCGAGACGTAATATGGACGATCCTCAAGTTCAATTCGGGCAAAAACTATTCTCTCAATCTGGTTGTGAAAGCTGCCACAAATCAAGTGTCACCACAGCAAAGCGTGAAGATCTTCCTGCCTTGTCTGAACAGCGAATTCACCCTTATACCGACTTGCTCCTTCATGATATGGGGCCGGGTTTGGCTGATGAGCGTCCAGAATATTTGGCAAATGGTCAGGAGTGGCGTACGGCTCCTCTTTGGGGACTTGGTTACACGCAAGAAGTCAATGGTCACACTTACTTCCTTCATGATGGACGAGCGCGCAACGTATTGGAAGCAGTCTTATGGCACGGAGGTGAGGCGGAAGCTGCAAAGCAGAAAGTTCTGAAGTTTAACCAGAAAGAACGTGATGCCTTAGTTGCCTTTCTTAGCTCGTTGTAG
- a CDS encoding imelysin family protein — protein sequence MMKLMSSMALLSAAVMSAQTHANVHSSHQVYLVEQQAAQAFSKKTENLASVFADFCATERSDSAPVTQAWHQAMLSWMALQGQERGPVAALEQSWNIQFWPDKKNTTGRKMAALIRQDREWLPDDISQQSVTVQGLGAIEWLLYDPASDLQANSKTCKTGTVIAQNLQNNAKAIALAWKENPWQALDQAGWYAEYIALLSNQLDYSMKKLSRPMAKIGKPRPYFSESWRSQTSLSNLKSNVVAMEKLYLANGKGLDAILRARGKIQLADSIKTQFATVLETWPSQSSLFGLLKSKPGYQTVMAQFNKLEQLNYLIHEEVAIELGVVIGFNATDGD from the coding sequence ATGATGAAATTGATGTCCTCAATGGCGCTATTGAGCGCCGCAGTGATGAGTGCTCAAACTCACGCAAATGTTCATAGTAGCCATCAAGTTTATTTGGTTGAGCAACAGGCAGCGCAGGCCTTTTCAAAGAAAACTGAAAATTTGGCCTCCGTGTTTGCCGATTTTTGTGCAACAGAAAGAAGCGATAGTGCACCAGTTACTCAAGCTTGGCATCAAGCGATGTTGAGTTGGATGGCTCTGCAAGGCCAAGAGCGAGGGCCTGTTGCTGCGTTAGAGCAGAGCTGGAATATCCAGTTTTGGCCAGATAAGAAAAATACGACAGGGAGAAAAATGGCGGCGTTGATCCGTCAAGATCGAGAATGGCTTCCTGACGACATTTCACAGCAAAGCGTGACAGTGCAAGGGCTCGGAGCTATCGAGTGGTTACTGTATGATCCGGCGTCTGATTTACAAGCCAATTCCAAGACTTGTAAAACAGGGACAGTGATTGCGCAGAATTTGCAAAATAACGCGAAAGCCATTGCTTTGGCATGGAAAGAAAATCCATGGCAAGCACTTGATCAGGCTGGATGGTATGCAGAATACATTGCGCTGTTATCAAATCAACTCGATTACAGCATGAAAAAGCTCAGCCGACCAATGGCTAAGATCGGAAAGCCACGTCCTTATTTCTCGGAGTCTTGGCGTTCACAAACGTCACTATCTAACCTTAAATCTAACGTTGTGGCGATGGAAAAGTTGTATCTGGCCAACGGAAAAGGATTGGATGCCATTTTACGTGCTCGAGGCAAAATACAGCTTGCAGATAGCATTAAAACGCAGTTCGCAACCGTCCTCGAAACTTGGCCGTCGCAGAGTAGCTTATTTGGTCTATTGAAAAGTAAACCGGGATATCAAACCGTGATGGCACAGTTCAACAAACTTGAACAGCTTAACTACTTGATTCATGAAGAAGTGGCTATCGAACTTGGTGTAGTAATAGGATTTAATGCAACCGATGGTGACTGA
- a CDS encoding DUF1513 domain-containing protein: MQPMVTDSTRRMLLKAALFGAAAPAFSLHAQNNEQGKTAALIGCAIRGRDKFSAVVADQFGWPIREVALPSRGHGVAINDKRHHAVAFARRPGVYFLVFDYQNGETIHLVTATKNRHYYGHGVYSNDGKWLYVTEGERGTSRGIIGVYDVAAGYNKVEEFTDFGIGPHEVIVMPDDSLAIGVGGVHTNGREPLNIDTMQPSLSYLNHEGVLQDQVSLEDRHLSIRHLAHDGADTVLCGQQYRGEPDEYPSLLAMHTKGQPMMPLEAEPEEWARFNHYIASIAATNEWILATSPRGNCYGIWSKQTRQLIELAALPDASGVVVQDESFRISSGAGSVVTQFEPKVKQLLNTGTHWDNHWSAIV; encoded by the coding sequence ATGCAACCGATGGTGACTGATTCAACACGAAGAATGCTGTTAAAGGCAGCCCTTTTTGGGGCAGCCGCTCCGGCGTTTTCTCTTCATGCTCAAAATAATGAACAAGGCAAAACGGCGGCCTTAATCGGATGCGCTATTCGCGGCCGTGACAAATTCTCTGCGGTGGTGGCCGATCAATTCGGTTGGCCGATACGGGAGGTTGCTTTACCTTCACGCGGGCATGGTGTCGCCATTAATGACAAGCGACACCATGCTGTCGCTTTTGCCCGCCGTCCCGGTGTTTATTTTTTAGTTTTTGATTATCAAAATGGTGAGACGATTCACCTCGTGACAGCAACGAAAAACCGTCACTATTATGGGCATGGCGTTTATTCTAATGATGGAAAATGGCTGTATGTCACAGAGGGTGAACGAGGAACCAGCCGGGGGATCATCGGTGTATATGATGTGGCAGCTGGATACAACAAAGTCGAGGAATTTACTGACTTTGGGATTGGCCCTCATGAAGTGATTGTGATGCCAGATGATTCACTTGCGATTGGTGTTGGTGGTGTTCATACCAATGGAAGAGAGCCATTAAACATTGACACGATGCAGCCTAGTTTAAGCTACTTAAATCATGAAGGGGTACTGCAGGATCAAGTTTCTCTTGAGGATCGCCATTTGAGTATTCGTCATTTGGCGCACGATGGTGCGGACACGGTGTTATGTGGTCAGCAATATCGTGGTGAGCCGGATGAATACCCTTCATTATTGGCGATGCATACGAAAGGTCAGCCAATGATGCCGCTAGAAGCAGAGCCGGAAGAGTGGGCTAGGTTTAACCACTACATCGCCAGTATTGCTGCGACAAACGAGTGGATTTTAGCGACTTCGCCAAGAGGAAATTGTTACGGCATTTGGTCGAAACAAACCCGCCAATTGATAGAGCTTGCGGCTCTACCTGATGCATCAGGGGTCGTGGTTCAGGACGAGAGCTTTCGTATCAGCTCTGGAGCAGGTAGTGTCGTGACTCAATTCGAACCCAAAGTAAAACAATTACTTAATACCGGCACCCATTGGGATAATCACTGGTCTGCGATCGTTTGA
- a CDS encoding murein L,D-transpeptidase, with amino-acid sequence MIKVRLLLLVFLCIPVQANALEYFEHMGWMKPNDKLETLIQYPELVERIYRKNDAQLIWFDLQQSSKLEFQLEVIQRAGFSPMFSKRLNHLQFYRKSNRWFEYDLLATDTLIAYLSYAEQASAIGTHWFFESKLKGGLPQPSQTSMTALYAAVETQQMRELVESYTPDSDGYEQLVNTYLHLQKYHKLDLPLYHQKGLKRAGDILEDREALLARLEVVDIDLSKTPQHTSWYDNELEKAVKRFQSIHGLTADGIIGPSTLKWLNMPPESRLSTLALNAERLRLWPMQRDALIMVNVPSFEMKYWYLGEEVFESKVVVGRTSRQTPVMTTNLDSLILNPTWNVPRKIMVEDILPKVKKDSEYLAKHNYQIIPKWNSYDSIDPQEIDWSTLEPRNFPYKMRQMSGNYNALGLYKFNTPNARAIYLHDTPSKYLFNNSRRAFSSGCIRVEHADQFASRLLQSQGLDPHRLSQSEGAPNKAIPLKRRIPVHIIYQTAWFEEGVVHYRDDIYRFDKFSYTKG; translated from the coding sequence ATGATTAAGGTTAGGTTGTTATTGTTGGTGTTTTTATGTATTCCAGTGCAGGCAAATGCACTGGAATATTTTGAGCATATGGGATGGATGAAGCCCAATGATAAGCTCGAAACCTTGATCCAGTATCCAGAGCTGGTGGAGCGCATCTATCGTAAAAATGATGCTCAGCTAATCTGGTTTGATTTACAACAAAGCAGTAAATTGGAATTTCAACTTGAAGTGATTCAACGTGCGGGCTTTAGCCCTATGTTCTCAAAACGTTTAAATCACTTGCAGTTTTACCGTAAAAGTAACCGCTGGTTTGAATATGATTTACTGGCAACAGATACGCTGATTGCCTACTTGAGCTACGCAGAACAGGCTTCAGCTATTGGCACTCATTGGTTCTTTGAAAGTAAGCTCAAAGGAGGGTTACCTCAACCGAGCCAAACATCAATGACTGCGCTATATGCTGCTGTAGAAACGCAGCAAATGCGTGAGTTAGTTGAAAGTTACACGCCAGACTCAGATGGCTACGAGCAACTCGTCAATACTTATCTGCACTTACAGAAATACCATAAACTGGACTTGCCTCTCTATCACCAAAAAGGCCTAAAGCGTGCTGGCGATATACTAGAAGATCGTGAGGCTTTATTGGCTCGTCTAGAAGTTGTCGATATCGATCTTTCCAAAACACCGCAGCACACTTCTTGGTATGACAATGAGTTGGAAAAAGCGGTGAAGCGTTTTCAGAGCATCCATGGGCTTACGGCAGATGGCATCATTGGTCCATCAACACTCAAATGGCTCAACATGCCACCGGAATCTCGTTTGTCGACATTAGCTTTGAATGCAGAGCGATTACGACTATGGCCAATGCAACGAGATGCGTTGATCATGGTGAACGTTCCTAGTTTTGAGATGAAGTATTGGTATTTAGGTGAAGAAGTATTTGAATCCAAAGTAGTTGTTGGGCGTACAAGCCGTCAAACTCCCGTCATGACAACGAACCTTGACTCACTGATCCTTAACCCGACATGGAATGTTCCACGTAAGATTATGGTTGAAGATATCTTACCGAAAGTGAAAAAAGACAGTGAGTATTTGGCTAAACACAATTACCAAATTATTCCTAAATGGAACTCATATGATTCGATTGATCCGCAGGAGATCGATTGGTCTACCTTGGAGCCTCGTAACTTCCCTTACAAGATGCGTCAGATGTCAGGTAACTACAATGCGTTGGGTTTATACAAGTTTAATACTCCTAATGCTCGAGCTATTTACCTTCATGACACGCCGAGCAAATACTTGTTCAACAACTCACGTCGTGCCTTTAGTTCTGGATGTATTCGCGTAGAGCACGCCGATCAGTTTGCCTCTCGTCTGCTACAAAGTCAGGGGTTAGATCCACATCGTTTGTCACAATCAGAAGGCGCGCCTAATAAAGCGATCCCTTTGAAGAGACGTATTCCTGTGCACATTATTTATCAGACGGCATGGTTTGAGGAAGGGGTTGTCCACTACAGGGATGACATTTACCGCTTTGACAAATTCAGTTACACAAAAGGGTGA